The following is a genomic window from Rhinoraja longicauda isolate Sanriku21f unplaced genomic scaffold, sRhiLon1.1 Scf000414, whole genome shotgun sequence.
cctatccatgttctcaagagatacttgcctgacccactgagctactccagcacttagtgtctttttttgcaaaccagcatctgcagttctttgtatctccatCAGAAGGTATACCTCATTTTAATCCCTCATAACTGGATATTACCAACAAGGATTTTTTTATTGTTTTAGGATGAATAAGGATGGAGTCAATGTGGCTGCTGCTACCAAGAACCTCCTCACATTATACAGTGACATGGACACAGAAGAGAAAGTTAATTTTTACAACTCTTGGGCAGAGAACTATGAAAAGGTAACGTCTATACATGTTTACTTTAGGGGCTAAGACTCTCGCCATCCAACTGTGCAGTAACTTTGCCACTGTTCCTAGGGCCTCACCATGTATCCTCTATAATGCCAGTTACTCTTTTGTACAAATGTCAATGATGAACAAAATGTCCTGCTTTTGGAAACTTTTTCCCTAAGTTTTCTCCAATTGAATTGTTTTGTTATCTGCTTCATTTCTCTAACTTGATATGcagtcatatttagtttagtttagtctagtttagagatagagcacggaaacaggcccttcgaccccctaagtctgcaccgaccagtgatccccgcatattaacactatcgtacacacacactagggataatttacatttataccaagccaattaacctacaaacctgtcgatatttggagtgtgggaggaacccgaagatctctgagaaaacccacgcacgtcacagggagaacgtacaaactccgtacagacaacacccgtgctcaggattgagcccgggtctctggtgctgtaaggcagcaactctattgctgtgccaccgtgccgccctatcttgcCACAAATAATATTGCCAAGCAGAAggtgaccattcagcccattgaatttaTACTAGCACTTTGGTAGACATTTCCACAATTTTAAGAGTATTTGAAATGTTCCCATTCAGAGAATGGCAGCCTATTTATCGGCTTATTTATCTGCAACATCACCATGGTTTTCAGACACCCCATTGCATACTCCAGATTGAATaatggtctcgaccccaaatgtcaggtatctatgttctccagggatgctgcctgactagctgagttactccagcaatttgtggccTCCAGATTAGTCCTCCTCCTACCATCCTTAACTGCAAGGTATGGATTGCACAGGGTAAAATCCTTTAACCATCGGACCTCATTAGCAAAATCTCTGTCTCTCCACAGGACGTAAGTGTGATGGATTACCAAGCTCCCAGTCATGGTGTGGAAACCCTCAATTCAGTATATTCGGAAGATCGAAGCAGTGCGCTGGTTTTGGATGTGCCCTGTGGAACAGGAATGGTGGCGGAGCTGGTAAGAGACAAACTCTAATCAAATGTCACAAGAGATAATGATGTGAAACCGTGCCATCTGTGCCCATGCCGGTGTGCTAGTGAAGTGGTCCCAGAGTCAATCTGTTTCTTACTGTGGATGTGGACAGAAATAATGAAATTCTCAACACCACAGTTTCTTTCGCAAATCTGAATGGCCAAAATTTTATAAATAACTTCATTTTCAGAATTGTACCTTCCATCAAACATACCACATCTAGAAGTTGTGTTGTTTATTGAAAATGTCCCCGTGTTGATTCAGATGCTAGAATTCTGAACTAAGAACAGAGCTTGCTGCAAATATTCAGCAatgcaggcagtgtctgtggagagagaagcagagttaatgcgAGAGAGCATTAAATAGGTCAAACTGGGATAGAAATAGTGTGTTGCTTTAGTTCAATGACTCTAACCATTTAAGCTTTAATAACGATTCAGCAGTTTCCACGGTGATCTTCTCTGGTAATAGCATCAGATGTAAGGCacaaaaacagactgctggaggaactcggcaggtcagattGCAAGCTTGAATGGAAaaaggacagacgatgtttcaggtcgggatctttcttcagactgatggagtcgaGAGGTGAGAGCTggcagagaggtgagggggagggctgGGCCCAGAGCTGGCAAATGAGAGGTGGacccaggtgaggagggattgtTTGGTAGATGAGATCAGATGGAGGGGAGAAAGGTGAGGTAGTGCCCAACACTGGAGATGATAAGTGGGAGAAGCCAAGAGGTTGTAAATGTTTGAATCAGATAAGAAACGAAGGTGGGGAATGCAACATAGAACGTGAGGGAGAGATAATGAGTAGAAGGGAatggggtagggggtagggagaAGATAGGAAACTGAGAGACCTGAATtgaggagggatgggtgatgtaCAGTTGGaaaggagtggaaagaaaggggAGCGGGTAAGGAAGAGGGGagctggtgaagttgatgaaattggcgagttctgcatgggtgcaagaagcagcccaatgcagtcatcatgcagtggagaaagagttggggagagGTGCCAGCATGCATTTGGGCAAAGAATGTTCAACAAAAAGACAGGCATAGTGGGAAGGCTCATGACCAGAGCTTTGATTTAAAGAAACTGAGAAAGATCAAAAGAAAAATTGTTGATCTCTCAGGCTTTCCTGATAGTCATAGTGTcagacaaacagcatggaaataggcccttcagcccaacttgcccatgccaactaacttaccccatctacactagtcccacctgtccgcgtttggcccatatccccctaaacctatccgatccatgtaactatccaaatgttgttttaatgttgtgatggtaccagcctcaactacctcctccctcaGTTTGTTCTACTCTTTGTGTAACaatgctacccctcaggttcctattaagtcttttcccccctcatcttaaacgtatgtcgtctggtccttgattcccctactctgggtaaaaggcatttgtgcatttaccctttctATTCCAAATGATGGGGAATGAAATTATAAGCATTCCATTTATTCCACCCAGTGGCTTCCAATTATCACCTCCAGTATTGGTtaccatctccacccttctctcccccacctgacacatctaccaatcaacccctccACACCTGCATCCACCTGCCAGCTCTGCCACCACCCTTTCCGCTCACTTCTCTCCACCAGCAATCTCCCCTTTATTCCATTAGTGTGGAGGAGGTTCCTGGCCCAAAGCATTGTCCGCCTCTTTCCCATCAACATCTCGGTTGTACTGGTAATGGGGGCCAAGGAATTGGAAGTTGTTCCAGTGCTGGTGAACGTATGAGATGTTCTGAATGTTGGTGGGAAAGGGTTGGACTAGAGGGGATaagatagatttattcacaaaatgctggagtaactcagcaggtcaggcagcatctcgggagagaaggaatgggtgacgtttcgggtcgagacccttcttcagactgatgtcagggggcgggacaaaggaaggatataggtggagacaggaagatagagggagatctgggaaggaggaggggaagggagggacagaagaactatctaaagttggataagaTAGAGTTGAGTTATGAGGAAATAAGTTCAATGGGGGCAAgttatccatttccttccacagatgccacctgacctgctgagttcctccagtagtctgTTTTTGTTTTCGCTCAACGTTCCAGCATCTTATGGATCTTATGGGTGACACcttatggacaggataggtttgggcGATATGGACCAATCCATATCCCCACAGTtcggactagcgtagctgggtcttgttggccggtgtgggcaagttgggcaaggtGAAATGCAGAAAATTCTGATTCCTTCAGATGCAGAAACTGGGCTTCAAGAACTTCCATGGAATGGATGGCAGTGAAGAAATGCTGAAGATATCTGAATCCAAAGGAATGTACCAGAAGCTGATGCACTGTCTGATAACTGCGGATAAACAGCTGCCCGTAAAAGAAGGTAAATGGCTGATATCATCTGTTTTAATGGAAATCCAGGAGAGAAGCACATTTATTCTGTAGAATAATCTTTGAGCATAGAGTTTGTGCCCAATATTGAAGAGATCTTCTTGTCGTCAAGGAACAAGATGCTTAGTGGTTAGTCAGACTTATCTAACTTTaatggaagtataagaaaataactgcagatgctggtatatatc
Proteins encoded in this region:
- the LOC144590940 gene encoding methyltransferase-like protein 27 isoform X2, translating into MNKDGVNVAAATKNLLTLYSDMDTEEKVNFYNSWAENYEKDVSVMDYQAPSHGVETLNSVYSEDRSSALVLDVPCGTGMVAELMQKLGFKNFHGMDGSEEMLKISESKGMYQKLMHCLITADKQLPVKEGTYDVVMVVGGILQQHLPWEILPELLRITKTGQYKVQKGQK